Proteins from one Coffea arabica cultivar ET-39 chromosome 8c, Coffea Arabica ET-39 HiFi, whole genome shotgun sequence genomic window:
- the LOC140013666 gene encoding uncharacterized protein, with protein sequence MVSHKEFQEKSLHNNSNLKVLDLSGIGIPSDLLPSNISKPCEFYLRSCSKIEYINIAESPKDLEVLDISGASNLVKIEEKFFESLVNVRVLNLSETKVKDLPSLSALENLRRLLLSGCLHLEKLPSLTSSKLDLSDCKALTMIEDESFKHLHCLRRLVLSKSKITRLPDLNSLLNLEELNLSGVKSFKKVDFIEHMSKLQDINLSETLLEQLPTLSSLKSLKHLSLRGCGHLESIPPLEALHKLETLDLSQTAVRHLPSLGNLSNLHILLLRDCSNLEDFKKNKMLDMSGVENLPCGISRLTQLEHLALPSTKKNNEAAESNKSNPSLLDANSNHFHLSIHPIEVHDGAGDLLFKKDELIFRDVYQGITLDHKGD encoded by the exons ATGGTCAGCCATAAGGAGTTCCAAGAGAAGTCACTACACAATAATAGCAATCTCAAGGTTCTTGACTTATCTGGTATTGGCATTCCTTCAGATTTGTTACCTTCTAACATCAGTAAACCTTGTGAGTTTTATTTGAGAAGCTGTTCGAAGATAGAATATATAAACATTGCTGAATCTCCCAAAGATCTAGAGGTGCTTGACATTTCGGGTGCCTCTAATCTTgtcaaaattgaagaaaagtTCTTTGAATCTTTAGTAAATGTTCGAGTTCTCAACTTGTCGGAGACAAAAGTCAAAGATCTGCCATCCCTTTCTGCTCTCGAGAACCTTCGTCGGCTGTTACTTTCTGGTTGTTTGCATCTAGAGAAGCTGCCAAGCTTGACTTCAAGCAAACTGGATCTATCTGACTGCAAGGCTTTGACCATGATAGAAGATGAATCTTTTAAGCATCTACATTGCCTTAGGCGGCTTGTCCTCTCCAAATCTAAGATTACACGGCTTCCAGATCTCAACTCCTTATTAAACCTTGAGGAGTTAAATTTGAGTGGTGTTAAATCATTCAAGAAAGTTGATTTCATTGAGCATATGAGTAAACTTCAGGATATAAACCTATCTGAGACCTTGCTTGAACAGCTACCCACCTTATCAAGTCTCAAAAGCCTTAAACATCTGTCTTTAAGGGGCTGTGGACATCTGGAGTCTATTCCACCCTTAGAAGCACTTCACAAGCTTGAGACTCTTGATCTTTCTCAAACAGCAGTAAGGCATCTGCCATCCTTGGGAAATTTGAGCAACCTTCATATTCTCTTGCTTAGAGACTGTTCAAACTTGGAAGACTTCAAAAAGAACAAGATGCTTGACATGTCTGGAGTGGAAAATCTTCCTTGTGGAATCTCAAGATTGACTCAGCTGGAACATCTTGCTTTACCTAGtacaaagaaaaataatgaggcAGCTGAAAGCAACAAG AGCAATCCTTCTCTATTGGACGCAAACTCAAATCATTTCCATCTCTCCATTCATCCTATTGAGG